CATCATGGTCTCTGGATGACCATACCCAATTCCTGTAGGAGTTGATGGTGCAGGCCATGGACCAGATAAATGTTGGGGAAGTGGCCGAGGTTGGTGTTCAGTAGAAATTTGAGGCCTATGAGCTGATCCAAGTTGTGGGAATTCAGTATTGTAGTTCAATGCAGGAGTGTACATAGGCTGTATAGTGTAAGGTCCTCCATTGAACCCAAATCCAGGATCAAATCTTTGCAGGTAcctgaaaaaataaacattttagtGTAACATTTTTAGATtactataaaagaataaataatatttattatttttaggttAGCACTTCAATGACATGAAACAacagtattttttaaatttgaccATCAGTATTAAATTTTCGCAACCAGCAAATAACAGTGTAATGAATGTGGGTGTGTGGGTGTGCATGTGTGTGGGTATGCTGCACATGCTGTGAAGCATAAACCAAAATGGTTGGGATCAAATGGTGCTATCATGATCTCATGTAATGCCAAAGTTGATGGTGCAGTACATGGTCCAGGAGTTGGGGAAATAGCCAAGCTTGGTGTCCAATAGAAATTTGCCTATGAGCTGATCAATTTATAGAAATTCAGTATTGTAGTTCAATAGGCTTTCTGGGGTTCACTCCATCAATAAACCCATATCCAAGATCAAATCTTTGCACATACATAGGAAAACAATATTTATCTGCATATGCATGTATGTCTTTCTGTCTGTACATGTCTGGAATAACTTGGCTGGGTTGGGATAAGAAGGAGATATTTGGCTTCGTAAGTTGACTGTATTGGTAAGAAGACCTTTCAAAGCCCATAGTCCGGATCATTGCACTTTTGTATAGACAGTGGAGAATCGATAGATcaccattttttaaattgtccaACGACTTTGGAATTATGATAGAAGCTATTCAGAGTAGCCAGATTAAGTTGGGTTCCTCCTGGAAGAATCAATGGCATGCTGACCACTTCTTTATGTGTTTGGGGAGCACAACTGGAGGCAAAGTTCTATAGAAAATCACATATCTTACATTGATTTGGATAGTGAGGcaagaaagaaatgcaaggatccTTGAGGACAAGTGGAGGACTTCAAAGATGATATGGGAGATCTAGTCTATTTCTATTCATCTTTTTGGACCTCTACTACCATAGCTTTCAATGAcattcctccttttttttttttggataagcaaccagaatatatataatatagaaaaGGTTGGTACAAAACAGAAAGGCTTAAGCTTGCTAAAGTACACTAGAAGTATACAAAGGGAACGAAGTGAAAAGGACAAAGAAAGGGGGCAATCAAAGGAAAATATCACTTGCccaacaattgatttttttattgtaatcgatttttttttcttctcttgtaatcttatattttttatgaatatttttttttattgaaaaaaaaaatacacaagacTATTGGCGGTGTGCATGTGAAGTTGAGAAAAATCTCTGTCAAATATTCTGCATTCTGCAAGTAAAAGTAcatttaaaaacagaaaaaacaaaaagcatcATTTGGATGAAACCAAAATACATGGGATGTGCAAGAGTCACATCCAGATTGGAGAATGataaaaggataataaaaaCATCATATAAGAAAGACTAaggtagtgtttttttttccccttaattCTAAgtagaacttaaaattaattagtgtttaatattattatcaggttgtttgtttttgtaatattttatttctattaaacattaaaagataaagaaaaaccaacatgttactttttctattcagccaaaaatttatcataagtcgtgaaaaagtagaaaaacaaacaacctaaagtctaaaagcaaattgctttcagcaaaaagttgaaaaaacaaacaccctctaatTGAAACAATAATTATATTAGTAATTTAGTATTGTGGAGCATACAATTATATTTGCCTACAAGATCATGGCCAATATGTTGATGGGTATCACATCAATGAAAAGCCAGACATTCAAAAagagggggaaaaaagaaagaaagaacacaACAAGGCCTTAATTCTACCTAATGCGATTAACTACAAATTGTTCTTCGTGAATCAGCTTCATCCACACCCATATATtcaataatacaaaaaaaaaaattttttttttttgaaaaaaaaaagccaaaaaataattaaataaagataaGAAATGGACAAATAAGAGTTAACAGCATACCTATCATAGCTCCTGTCATAATCAGGATCCTTACGGTCAATCTCACGGTCCCGAAAGATAGCCACCCTATTATTTGGTTTGTACCTACCAATTGGCTCCTTTTCTGCCCTACTTCTAGCTGATCTATTGCTACTTGTAGAAGAATCAACCAAACCCCTGCAAATATTGACATCAGAACTTCCAGCAACAGGTTTGTCTTCCATTTTCGGTAAACTCACAGAACCATGCTGGAAAGTATCCTGCATCCTTGGTTCACATTCAGGTTTCCCCCCACCAGTACCACTAAAACTACTAGAGTTAAATATCCGTGCACGAGCTCTGTTATACTCCTCTTTTCGTTCTTCTACACTTTTGGAATTATTTGCCTTAAAAGAATGTGAATTTGCACAACTGACATTTTGCGATCGTTTCTGAGGCCTCTGTTTGATTGCAACCTTAATGACACCACCATCTTCTGGTGGTAAGCTTACAGGGATGTCTGCCAGGCGAATCAGAGGAAGCCGACACTCAGAAGTTTTGCGAACAATAATTTTGGAACCAGATCCATCAGGTAAATTATTGTCCAATAAAACCATTGACTGCAGTGAGTAATGCTGAGCCACACGGTGCGCAGCCAACCGTAGATAGGAGGTAGGCAACTGTTGAAACTCTAGTTGCTGTTGTGTAGGATCATGAATGAACTTCTCGATGTCTTGCTCCATCCTTAGAACTGAACAAAATAGATTATAAATCTTTAGTTATATGAATAGAAAGGACAACAGCAATACACACTCAAATATTACAATCTTACACATGTATCGCATTTAAATAATGGCAACTATTATGATGGTAGAGAAACAACAAATGTTTACTCTAAACTTTACACATGCATCTAAAATCACATAGAGATCATAGTTATGAAGACTAATGATTATAGTAGTTATAGTACTATtaacaagaacaaaaagaagaacAATAGTAGGAGCCCACACTCAATTATAAACCTATCTATTAGTAAACatgatagtttaaaaaatatgattttatagTAAATAATGCAGTTAGGGCCATATAAGTAGAAGCAGTACCAATTGCAAGAGTAGCATCTATCAATATCAAGTACGTATTAAGAGTTCAAAAGAAGAGCTTGACCTAGTAAATGTTTGTACAAAAAATCCCAAGCCCTCTGATGGGAAACAACATTGGAAGAACCCTTTGAAGACTTATGAAACAAATgggaaaaaaagaatagaaaaaagaaaaaaaatcagcagGGGCAGTTTAGTAATGGTCATATTACTGGCATGGGCTAGACAAAAGTGTTTGCTAGATGTATGAAGGTTGATGACCTTAATGGCATGAGTGGCATTGGCCCACATCAATTTAGGTTTCCTTGAGAgagcccttgaggcctggctcaagtggtaaagggttgtGGAGGGATTGTGTGAGGTTTCAGGTTCAAGTCCCTATGgagacaaaaatttacctataaaataaataaataaataaataaataatatttgaggAAGGCCACAAATTATGCATATCCCTGCTCAATACTTGAGAATCGAAATTAGGTATCTATGGGACTGCTGTTATGCTGGAGATGGCACATCCATCTGAGTTTCCTTGTCTTTGATCCTTGCATAACAACAGAAAAGGATCTAAACCCACCTTTTTATTGTCTAGTTTTCTGTTAGCTTAGGCCCAAGTTTGCCATAAAGGATTTGCTCTGGCTAGCTTGCATTCAGAGTTTAGCTAACCTGGTTCTCTTCCTGCTTTGGGCTCACTAAGAATCCAAGATTATCCCATTATAAGAATCTTTTAGGTCCATAAAAAAATCTCCTCATGTCGGTACTAATAAGATCGAATTGTATGTTGTATCAATTTGGGGGAAGAATGTGTAAATAGTACAAATTTTCATATTGTTGGTATGGACAGTTTAGTAATGTTAATaatttggttgaaaaagaaGTTGAATTATCAGCTTGTCAAATGAATTCCTTTTTAAACTagaatattcttttgtttttgaagCATAAGGCTGGAATTGCAAATAAAGCAGCATATGCATTAAGCAGGATATAGGTGATTGCATTTGGTTACTCATTAAAATTGCCACCCTTCTTTCGCTGGATGGTAAGCATGCTATCCGAGTTTCCAAACCATGACATCTATCTCTTCAAAGGAACTAGGTTGTATGTGCCTAACATTTcaaatagaaaacaagtgatTTGGGAATTAGCAGCAGTTCATTTTGGATAGGATAAAACAGTTACTATGGTGGATGATCATTTGTATTGACCTAGCTAAAAGCAAGATATTGTCTGGCCTTATCTCCTGGAATACATTTCTTTACACACCTTTGCCCATAAACATCCTCCTTGGGTAAATCTTAAGTGTGCAGTTCGTCTTAGGACTACCAAGAATATTTAGGTGTTTTGATACCATATACATGGTGATTGACCGGTTCTTAAAAATGTGAATTTCATTCTTTGCTCATAAACATCAGATACTATCCACATTgctaaacttaaaatttttcccCAAATGTGTTCACTTGCATGGATGTATAAGACTAATATTTCAAATAGGAATGCCAAGTTCACAAACTATTTTAGAGAATATTATTGGGGTTGTTGCATAGTAAATTGAAGATGTTGCTGAATACTAAACTGAATTTTCTTCAACATTCCACCTCAAAAGGTAAGTCAAACCGAAGTTGTTAACTATAGTTGTGGTGAATGTTTGGCTTTTATCTCTCATGGTTGTTATAATAATTCTATGCTATTAACTATAGTCGTGGTGAATGTTTGGCTTTTATCTCTCATGGTTGTTATAATAATTCTATGCTAGCTTGCACAGTTGAGGATGTGGCTCCAATGGCTACTTCAACCTTACAACGGTTGGTAAGCAATCTCACTTAAGAGAAGGGCATCCCACTTGCAAGTTGGGGCCAAAGTTGAAGCTCTTGCACTGACGATGCTTAAGCAGGCACTCATGTGGATAGTGGCTAGAACCAATGATATGCTCCATATTTGAAGACCTAACAAAGCAATCAAGTATCAAATATTTGTGCTTGACTACCAGGGAAACTGATCATTCATTCCACCACCCAATTTCTTTTGACCTCCAGCAAAAGTCTGATTCTTCAGCTTGTCTACAAGGGTATAACTTATTTAATGACAATTTCCTTTGATGGATTCACAAAAGAGCGAGAGTTAAGATATTTTAGATTGTGTGCCTCTCTAGTCATTATTTGAAGGCAAAGCAGtgctaaattttttataacaaatatcCCATAATTGGAAAATATTCGTATAAGGCTCTTATTTCCACCTTTTGGGTCTTGATAACCAAGGAGCTCCAGGTAacaaagaatatatattaacaaTGCCTAAGCAGATGATGGCACACCAAGGCATATACAATGTATACAATAGGCATCAATAGGCAAATAAAGGAAGAGAAAAGACAAATAACAAGCTTCCTCTCCTTACTTGGCACTAAGCCTATCAACAATGTCTATCATGGTTAATGAATGATAAAGTATATGCACTCTTAACTCAAAATTGCCTGGTTTAACCATTCAATGTTGTCAAAAGATCtcatgtttctttccttccatagaAACAAAACACATAGTGGGCAATCCTCCAAGccttttccatttctttcttatgGAAGATCCATGCCAGCTGAGAAGGTTTTCTTTAATTGTAGAATGCATCACCCAAGTCACtccaaataacaaaaaaatcaaatgtcaCAAAAATACTTACCTTAGGACAATGAAGGACATTGTGATTTTTTATCATCTTTGCACATAAAACATCTAATCCATATGATCCATTCCCTACTTTTGAGCTAATCTAACATCAAAATACTTCGTCATGTAAACCCACCATCATAAGCGCCCAAGGATTTCAAACTGTACTTATAGGAAAGGTCTCCCTTCTAACTTGGAGGAGTGAAAATATTTAACATAGAAATTGCCACCTTCTAACTCATTCTATATAGAAATTGCCACCTTCAAGTTCCCAAATATGAAGTTTTTTCGATGCTTTGAATATacacttatttattaaaaaaaggttcCCAATCATGAAGTTGGTCAATTGGATCTTAAGCTTATCCTTACTGTAATGGCAAACAAAGACGTGACTCGAATCTTAAGCCCACCCTTCTAGTAATGACAAATAGAGACATGAAACAAATAGGTAGTCTATATAACATACTTTTAATCAAAGTGAGCCTCCTCCTTTTAAGaggtattgtctcttccacacaACTAGCCTTCTCTAAAATCTCTCCTCAACCCTCATTGACTTTCAAGGAGCTCCCAATGTAAGCCCCAAGTACGTAGAGGGTTGTTTCCCTACCATAACAAAGCAAGTTCCTCCATATTAGCAAGTTCCCCAATTGAAATTAGTTTGcttttctccaaattgattctcaaacttgatattgcctcaaaccacataaaagTCCGAGTAAGATATTTCATATGCTCTTGAATAGTGTTGTAGAAGATTAAGGTATCATCAACAAATAGAAGATGGTCAATTCAAGCCCCTCTCCTCCTCTTATGCCTGCCTTGAAGCCCCAATGAAGCCCTCATTGGTATCTAACTAAGTGACTTCATAGCCAAAATGAATAAGTAAGGTGAAAGAGGGTCTCCATGCCTCAATACCTAGAGCTGTGGAAAAAACCAAGGTAAGTCTATAAACAAGGATAGAGAAATTTCTCATGGAAATGCACCATCTCATGTGTCAAACCTACTTTAGACCAAAAGCTATCTTTTCCATGACCACAATCAAGAAATCCTAATTGAAATGATTGTATGCCTTTTCAATGTTCGACTTACAAATGACCCCACTGTTGGAACTTTTTATCCTTCAGTCTACAACTTCATTTGCAAGCCTACCTTCCACAAAAGCATGCTGGTAAATCATTATCACCTTTCCACGACATTTTTGGCCTATTAGCAATGGGAGCTATCTTTTGATAAGCAATAACCTTGACTGGTTGGAAAGATTAGAAAGCTAGCAAGAATTCTAGTATGAATCAAACCTGAATACATTGGAACAAAAACAAGTAATAACTCCAATTGTTAGGTGGAACTTGGTCCATTGTGTCGAAAATTGTAGGAGTCTTGTCACCATTCTCGTGTATAGCCTCTCAAGTGAGCATGCCACAATTTGAATAGGGTCTCAAGTAGAAAAAAGGATCAGCCATGAGGATGGCAAGAACCTGAATCTAAGTGGAAAATTGAACAACATGAGAGGAGAGTACAGATTTAAAGAATCAAGAAGAATCTTGCATGAAACTTGAAGTTTTCTTTCTATGGTCATCTTTTGATCCTCCTCCACAAATCACTTAGACAAACACACTTACCCTTGAAATTCTCTAAATTATCAATGGTTTTTTCCTTTGCAATTCCACTTcctttattttatcattttaccTCCACATATAAGCTAACTTTTGAGCAAGTTACTTCATACCTTAATTGAGTATGCCCATCTTGgtctcatttcatttttctttgcattgaCAGATAGAGGCAATCTCAAGGTAGACAAAGGAAAAACATACTACTCTGACAGCTCTTCTTTCATCCCACTTCTAGATTGAACCACTTGAAAACATCACTTGGCTATGGTATTCAATCTTTCCCCCACCCTATGTACAATTGCCTTAGTTGGAGACCATTTTACACCTCACCTTTTTGTTCTCAATAACAATCTAAAAAGGTCACATGTGACCcataaaaatatcaagaaaatccAACATTTTTCCCAGATTAAACCTACCAAATCATGTTAACATAATGTAATGCATCAAGAATCTAGCATCTATCTAGTTAAATTTGCACCTTCTTAA
This DNA window, taken from Vitis riparia cultivar Riparia Gloire de Montpellier isolate 1030 chromosome 13, EGFV_Vit.rip_1.0, whole genome shotgun sequence, encodes the following:
- the LOC117928696 gene encoding cAMP-regulated phosphoprotein 21-like; its protein translation is MEGSADDLGAPESWEVADLDESMSRLMLSSSSAKKDSSSSSSFDASVPASASASASAPALSSSSVPVGSGMISEDSVNQVDQFLREALQNPRERLSILRMEQDIEKFIHDPTQQQLEFQQLPTSYLRLAAHRVAQHYSLQSMVLLDNNLPDGSGSKIIVRKTSECRLPLIRLADIPVSLPPEDGGVIKVAIKQRPQKRSQNVSCANSHSFKANNSKSVEERKEEYNRARARIFNSSSFSGTGGGKPECEPRMQDTFQHGSVSLPKMEDKPVAGSSDVNICRGLVDSSTSSNRSARSRAEKEPIGRYKPNNRVAIFRDREIDRKDPDYDRSYDRYLQRFDPGFGFNGGPYTIQPMYTPALNYNTEFPQLGSAHRPQISTEHQPRPLPQHLSGPWPAPSTPTGIGYGHPETMMSPFNPNHVGARSTSTLYLPSSQYPCQRPGMPFIHPHEHVHQPFSQSHQQQPDTSFGLARPR